One Micropterus dolomieu isolate WLL.071019.BEF.003 ecotype Adirondacks linkage group LG23, ASM2129224v1, whole genome shotgun sequence DNA window includes the following coding sequences:
- the sdf2 gene encoding stromal cell-derived factor 2 has product MGNLNCADLSHALPTLLFLLSCIFGLSLGTELSYVTCGSAIKLINIKHNVRLHSHDVRYGSGSGQQSVTGVTAVEDSNSYWSVRGASDALCHRGTPVKCGQTIRLTHVNTGRNLHSHYFTSPLSSNQEVSAFGDEGEGDHLDEWTVQCGGSVWKREEAVRFRHKSTDALLSVTGEQYGRPIHGQREVHAMMSPSQHSLWRAMEGIFMKPSESPVGSRDYSHPHTEF; this is encoded by the exons ATGGGTAACTTAAACTGTGCTGATCTTTCACACGCCCTACCAacgcttttatttttgttatccTGCATATTTGGGCTGTCCCTCGGTACGGAACTGAGTTATGTGACATGCGGATCGGCCATTAAACTGATAAATATTAAGCACAATGTGAGACTACACTCGCACGACGTACGCTATGGATCCG GGAGCGGGCAGCAGTCTGTAACAGGGGTGACTGCCGTGGAAGATAGTAACAGCTACTGGAGTGTTCGAGGGGCAAGTGACGCCTTGTGCCATCGGGGTACCCCGGTCAAGTGCGGGCAGACGATCCGCCTCACCCATGTCAACACAGGCCGTAACCTTCACAGCCACTACTTCACCTCCCCACTGTCCTCTAATCAG GAGGTGAGTGCGTTTGGCGACGAAGGGGAAGGAGACCACCTAGACGAGTGGACAGTTCAGTGTGGGGGATCTGTATGGAAGCGCGAGGAGGCCGTACGCTTCCGTCACAAGTCCACTGACGCGCTGCTGTCAGTGACAGGGGAGCAGTATGGACGGCCGATCCATGGTCAGAGGGAAGTTCACGCCATGATGAGCCCCAGCCAGCACAGCCTGTGGAGGGCCATGGAGGGCATCTTTATGAAGCCCAGTGAGAGTCCAGTTGGCAGCCGAGACTACAGTCACCCACACACAGAGTTCTGA